From the genome of Streptomyces sp. V1I1, one region includes:
- the pyrH gene encoding UMP kinase, with the protein MNKGADAKQAADDKSDHDVKKVGRFMLKLSGEAFAGGGGLGVDPDVVHAMAREIAAVVRDGAQIAVVIGGGNFFRGAELQQRGMDRARSDYMGMLGTVMNCLALQDFLEKEGIDSRVQTAITMGQVAEPYIPLRAVRHLEKGRVVIFGAGMGMPYFSTDTTAAQRALEIDAEALLMGKNGVDGVYDSDPKTNPDAVKFDALEYGEVLSRNLKVADATAITLCRDNALPILVFELLAEGNIARAVKGEKIGTLVSDQGTRA; encoded by the coding sequence ATGAACAAGGGCGCGGACGCCAAACAGGCTGCCGACGACAAGAGCGACCACGACGTCAAGAAGGTCGGGCGCTTCATGCTGAAGCTGTCCGGTGAGGCCTTTGCCGGCGGTGGAGGGCTCGGCGTAGACCCCGACGTCGTACACGCAATGGCGCGCGAGATCGCCGCGGTTGTCCGCGACGGTGCTCAGATCGCGGTCGTCATCGGTGGCGGCAACTTCTTCCGCGGGGCCGAGCTCCAGCAGCGCGGTATGGACCGGGCCCGCTCCGACTACATGGGCATGCTCGGCACGGTGATGAACTGCCTCGCCCTCCAGGACTTCCTGGAGAAGGAGGGCATCGACTCCCGCGTCCAGACCGCCATCACCATGGGGCAGGTCGCGGAGCCGTACATCCCGCTGCGCGCAGTACGCCACCTGGAGAAGGGCCGCGTCGTCATCTTCGGCGCCGGTATGGGCATGCCCTACTTCTCCACCGACACCACCGCGGCGCAGCGCGCCCTGGAGATCGACGCCGAGGCCCTGCTGATGGGCAAGAACGGCGTCGACGGGGTCTACGACTCCGACCCCAAGACCAACCCCGACGCGGTGAAGTTCGACGCGCTGGAGTACGGCGAGGTGCTCTCCCGCAACCTCAAGGTCGCCGACGCCACGGCCATCACGCTCTGCCGCGACAACGCTCTTCCGATCCTCGTCTTCGAACTGCTCGCCGAGGGCAATATCGCTCGGGCCGTCAAGGGTGAGAAGATCGGCACGCTCGTGAGCGACCAGGGCACCCGGGCCTGA